Below is a genomic region from Alkalinema sp. FACHB-956.
TCATCTCTCACCTGAGCTGGGCTTCCCTCTTCCTGGGCTTCCACACCCTGGGTCTGTACGTCCACAACGACGTTGTGGTTGCTTTCGGAACTCCCGAAAAACAAATCCTGATTGAGCCTGTCTTCGGGCAATGGGTTCAAGCATCGTCTGGTAAGCTGCTCTACGGCCTCCAAACGCTGTTGTCCAACCCTGAAAGCGTGGCTTACACGGCTTATCCTAACTACGGTAACGTTTGGTTGCCGGGTTGGCTGGAAGCCATCAACAGTGGCAAGAACTCCTTGTTCCTGACGATCGGCCCTGGCGACTTCCTGGTACACCACGCGATCGCGTTGGGTCTGCACGTAACCACCTTGATTCTGGTCAAGGGCGCATTGGATGCTCGCGGCTCCAAGCTGATGCCCGACAAGAAAGACTTCGGCTATGCCTTCCCTTGTGATGGCCCCGGTCGTGGCGGTACTTGCGACATCTCTGCATGGGATTCCTTCTACCTGTCCATGTTCTGGATGCTGAACACCATTGGCTGGGTTACGTTCTACTGGCACTGGAAACACCTGTCTATTTGGTCTGATAACGTGGCTCAATTCAACGAGTCTTCGACCTACTTGATGGGCTGGTTCCGTGACTATCTGTGGCAGTACTGTGCTCCGCTGATTAATGGTTACAACCCCTATGGCATGAACAACCTGGCTATCTGGGCATGGATCTTCCTGGGTGCTCACTTGGCTTGGGCAACTGGTTTCATGTTCCTGATTAGCTGGCGTGGTTACTGGCAAGAGTTGATCGAAACCCTCGTTTGGGCACATGAGCGCACTCCTCTGGCGAACCTGGTTCGTTGGAAGGACAAGCCGGTGGCTCTGTCCATCGTGCAAGCACGCTTGGTTGGTTTAACTCACTTCACTGTGGGCTACATCTTTACCTACGCGGCGTTCTTGATTGCTTCGACTGCTGGTAAGTTCGGTTGATCGAGCTAGTGATCTTTAACTGAAAAAGCCTCCCGTACGGGAGGCTTTTTTGTATTTAGATAATTGGGAAAAAATAGCGCAAAAAGCAGCAAATCTGAGGTTCGAGACTCCCGAAATCAGCCAAAATGAGGATGCTGTTTGTAGAAGTGCTTATGAATAACTTTATTGCAGGCGTGGTTGCCGTTTTAGTTGCAGCATTTGGGTGGGTACTGTTTGGCAAGCCCAAAGGTGAAACAGAGAACAAATCAGAAAGTACAGAGATTGTTACGCCCCCCCAAACACAAAGTCCTCCTCCCGAACTTTCAACACCAAGCGAATCTGACCATCCATCCGCAGGTACAGCAGAAGTCACTGTTACAGAAGAACCCACTGCTACGGAAGGGGAGAGCATTACTGAACTACCAGCCCAAGCTGAAGAACCTGTTGATTTCAGTCACTCTGCATCCACGGGACAACCTAGTACAGACTCCTCCAGTATCAGCAATTTAGAAGATCCCTGGGCAGATCCTTCAACGCAAGATAGCACCGAGGGCAGTATTACGTTTGATGCCATCACTGCAACAGATCTTTCTGAGCCTTCCGACGAAACACCGATCGAAATTAATGTAGATGATGCGACACAAGTCATTGAATCCGAGGAGTTGAGCCCATCTCCGCCTGTTGCATCCACGCGTTACAACGTTGGTGAACCCATCACCGAAGCCCCCTTTGCAG
It encodes:
- a CDS encoding HEAT repeat domain-containing protein; amino-acid sequence: MNNFIAGVVAVLVAAFGWVLFGKPKGETENKSESTEIVTPPQTQSPPPELSTPSESDHPSAGTAEVTVTEEPTATEGESITELPAQAEEPVDFSHSASTGQPSTDSSSISNLEDPWADPSTQDSTEGSITFDAITATDLSEPSDETPIEINVDDATQVIESEELSPSPPVASTRYNVGEPITEAPFAAIQDPKRPKTPELQDLSQQILDWGTSRLLSNVPKVLTYATHNDPLIRSYVALALGQIAAPHTVKAEIEKVIPVLGKLSQDSNGDVRAIAMKALSSIQSPDVLPFLEKGLLSASGPVKQAANTAIQKLKLNYGSQPDPSEIPPSLQKKP